One genomic segment of Sminthopsis crassicaudata isolate SCR6 chromosome 4, ASM4859323v1, whole genome shotgun sequence includes these proteins:
- the DYRK3 gene encoding dual specificity tyrosine-phosphorylation-regulated kinase 3 isoform X2 produces MMLDETKCPPGSNTSCNPSEPALPRRLYITTEKLTTNHTQPISNGGDIKVEQLFQEFGNRRTNAFQSVGTNTSEKYPSTISQGKSSDSLNTVKSGSSSKALKVVPLTPEQALKQYKHHLTPYEKLEIINYPEVYFVGPNAKKRHGVMGGPNNGGYDDAEGGYIHVPRDHLAYRYEVLKIIGKGSFGQVARVYDHKLHQYVALKMVRNEKRFHRQAAEEIKILEHLKKQDKTGSMNVIHMLESFTFRNHVCMAFELLSMDLYELIKKNKFQGFSVQLVRKFAQSILQSLDALHRNKIIHCDLKPENILLKQQGRSATKVIDFGSSCFEYQKLYTYIQSRFYRAPEIILGSRYSTPIDVWSFGCILAELLTGQPLFPGEDEGDQLACIMELLGMPPPKLLEQAKRAKYFINSKGLPRYCSVTTQPDGRAVLVGGRSRRGKKRGPPGSKDWVTALKGCDDYLFIEFLKRCLHWDPSARLTPAQALRHPWITKPVPRPLTTDKMSGKRIVNPVNALQGLGSKLPPVTGIANKLKANLMSETNGSIPLCSVLPKLIS; encoded by the exons ATGATGTTAGATGAAACTAAATGTCCACCTGGTTCCAATACATCTTGCAACCCTTCTGAACCAGCTCTACCTAGAAGATTATAT ATTACTACTGAAAAGCTAACAACAAACCACACTCAACCAATCTCAAATGGAGGTGACATTAAGGTGGAACAACTGTTTCAGGAATTTGGCAACAGAAGAACCAACGCTTTTCAATCTGTAGGAACAAATACCTCTGAAAAGTATCCTTCCACAATTTCTCAGGGTAAAAGTTCAGACAGTTTGAACACTGTCAAATCAGGTAGTTCATCCAAAGCTCTAAAAGTGGTACCTCTGACTCCTGAACAGGCACTAAAGCAGTATAAGCATCATCTGACTCCTTATGAGAAGCTAGAAATCATCAATTATCCTGAAGTTTATTTTGTGGGTCCAAATGCTAAGAAAAGACATGGTGTCATGGGGGGCCCCAACAATGGGGGATATGATGATGCTGAGGGAGGCTACATTCATGTACCTCGAGACCACTTAGCTTATAGGTATGAGGTGCTGAAAATTATTGGCAAAGGCAGCTTTGGGCAAGTAGCTCGAGTATATGATCACAAACTTCACCAGTACGTCGCCCTGAAGATGGTCCGCAATGAAAAGCGCTTTCATCGACAAGCTGCTGAAGAAATCAAGATTTTAGAGCATCTTAAGAAACAGGATAAAACAGGCAGCATGAATGTTATTCACATGCTAGAAAGCTTTACATTCCGGAATCACGTCTGTATGGCTTTTGAATTGCTAAGCATGGACCTCTATGAGCTGATCAAAAAGAACAAGTTTCAGGGATTCAGCGTCCAGCTGGTGCGCAAATTTGCTCAGTCTATTTTGCAGTCTCTGGATGCTCTTCACAGAAACAAGATCATTCACTGTGACCTGAAACCAGAAAACATTCTTCTAAAACAACAGGGCCGCAGTGCAACCAAGGTAATTGACTTTGGCTCCAGCTGTTTTGAGTACCAGAAACTGTACACATATATCCAGTCTCGCTTTTACAGAGCACCAGAGATCATCTTGGGGAGTCGATACAGTACGCCTATTGATGTCTGGAGCTTTGGCTGTATTCTTGCAGAACTCTTGACTGGACAGCCTCTCTTCCCTGGAGAGGATGAGGGAGACCAGTTAGCTTGCATCATGGAGCTTCTAGGGATGCCCCCTCCAAAACTTCTCGAGCAAGCTAAGCGTGCCAAGTACTTTATAAACTCCAAAGGTCTGCCTCGATATTGTTCTGTGACTACTCAGCCAGATGGCAGAGCTGTCCTTGTTGGGGGGCGTTCACGCCGGGGTAAGAAGCGAGGTCCCCCAGGCAGCAAAGACTGGGTAACAGCTCTAAAAGGGTGTGATGACTACTTGTTTATAGAGTTCTTGAAAAGATGTCTTCATTGGGACCCTTCTGCTCGCCTGACCCCAGCTCAGGCTTTAAGACATCCTTGGATTACTAAACCTGTACCCAGACCTCTCACTACAGACAAAATGTCAGGGAAACGGATAGTAAATCCTGTGAATGCTTTGCAGGGGTTGGGCTCCAAGTTGCCTCCAGTTACTGGAATAGCCAACAAGCTTAAAGCTAATTTAATGTCAGAAACTAATGGCAGTATACCTTTGTGTAGTGTCCTGCCAAAACTCATCAGCTAA
- the DYRK3 gene encoding dual specificity tyrosine-phosphorylation-regulated kinase 3 isoform X3, which yields MHMDANAITTEKLTTNHTQPISNGGDIKVEQLFQEFGNRRTNAFQSVGTNTSEKYPSTISQGKSSDSLNTVKSGSSSKALKVVPLTPEQALKQYKHHLTPYEKLEIINYPEVYFVGPNAKKRHGVMGGPNNGGYDDAEGGYIHVPRDHLAYRYEVLKIIGKGSFGQVARVYDHKLHQYVALKMVRNEKRFHRQAAEEIKILEHLKKQDKTGSMNVIHMLESFTFRNHVCMAFELLSMDLYELIKKNKFQGFSVQLVRKFAQSILQSLDALHRNKIIHCDLKPENILLKQQGRSATKVIDFGSSCFEYQKLYTYIQSRFYRAPEIILGSRYSTPIDVWSFGCILAELLTGQPLFPGEDEGDQLACIMELLGMPPPKLLEQAKRAKYFINSKGLPRYCSVTTQPDGRAVLVGGRSRRGKKRGPPGSKDWVTALKGCDDYLFIEFLKRCLHWDPSARLTPAQALRHPWITKPVPRPLTTDKMSGKRIVNPVNALQGLGSKLPPVTGIANKLKANLMSETNGSIPLCSVLPKLIS from the exons atgCACATGGATGCAAACGCG ATTACTACTGAAAAGCTAACAACAAACCACACTCAACCAATCTCAAATGGAGGTGACATTAAGGTGGAACAACTGTTTCAGGAATTTGGCAACAGAAGAACCAACGCTTTTCAATCTGTAGGAACAAATACCTCTGAAAAGTATCCTTCCACAATTTCTCAGGGTAAAAGTTCAGACAGTTTGAACACTGTCAAATCAGGTAGTTCATCCAAAGCTCTAAAAGTGGTACCTCTGACTCCTGAACAGGCACTAAAGCAGTATAAGCATCATCTGACTCCTTATGAGAAGCTAGAAATCATCAATTATCCTGAAGTTTATTTTGTGGGTCCAAATGCTAAGAAAAGACATGGTGTCATGGGGGGCCCCAACAATGGGGGATATGATGATGCTGAGGGAGGCTACATTCATGTACCTCGAGACCACTTAGCTTATAGGTATGAGGTGCTGAAAATTATTGGCAAAGGCAGCTTTGGGCAAGTAGCTCGAGTATATGATCACAAACTTCACCAGTACGTCGCCCTGAAGATGGTCCGCAATGAAAAGCGCTTTCATCGACAAGCTGCTGAAGAAATCAAGATTTTAGAGCATCTTAAGAAACAGGATAAAACAGGCAGCATGAATGTTATTCACATGCTAGAAAGCTTTACATTCCGGAATCACGTCTGTATGGCTTTTGAATTGCTAAGCATGGACCTCTATGAGCTGATCAAAAAGAACAAGTTTCAGGGATTCAGCGTCCAGCTGGTGCGCAAATTTGCTCAGTCTATTTTGCAGTCTCTGGATGCTCTTCACAGAAACAAGATCATTCACTGTGACCTGAAACCAGAAAACATTCTTCTAAAACAACAGGGCCGCAGTGCAACCAAGGTAATTGACTTTGGCTCCAGCTGTTTTGAGTACCAGAAACTGTACACATATATCCAGTCTCGCTTTTACAGAGCACCAGAGATCATCTTGGGGAGTCGATACAGTACGCCTATTGATGTCTGGAGCTTTGGCTGTATTCTTGCAGAACTCTTGACTGGACAGCCTCTCTTCCCTGGAGAGGATGAGGGAGACCAGTTAGCTTGCATCATGGAGCTTCTAGGGATGCCCCCTCCAAAACTTCTCGAGCAAGCTAAGCGTGCCAAGTACTTTATAAACTCCAAAGGTCTGCCTCGATATTGTTCTGTGACTACTCAGCCAGATGGCAGAGCTGTCCTTGTTGGGGGGCGTTCACGCCGGGGTAAGAAGCGAGGTCCCCCAGGCAGCAAAGACTGGGTAACAGCTCTAAAAGGGTGTGATGACTACTTGTTTATAGAGTTCTTGAAAAGATGTCTTCATTGGGACCCTTCTGCTCGCCTGACCCCAGCTCAGGCTTTAAGACATCCTTGGATTACTAAACCTGTACCCAGACCTCTCACTACAGACAAAATGTCAGGGAAACGGATAGTAAATCCTGTGAATGCTTTGCAGGGGTTGGGCTCCAAGTTGCCTCCAGTTACTGGAATAGCCAACAAGCTTAAAGCTAATTTAATGTCAGAAACTAATGGCAGTATACCTTTGTGTAGTGTCCTGCCAAAACTCATCAGCTAA
- the DYRK3 gene encoding dual specificity tyrosine-phosphorylation-regulated kinase 3 isoform X1: MGGAARGPGRKDAGPPRAGPPAQEPRRLGDGVYDTFMMLDETKCPPGSNTSCNPSEPALPRRLYITTEKLTTNHTQPISNGGDIKVEQLFQEFGNRRTNAFQSVGTNTSEKYPSTISQGKSSDSLNTVKSGSSSKALKVVPLTPEQALKQYKHHLTPYEKLEIINYPEVYFVGPNAKKRHGVMGGPNNGGYDDAEGGYIHVPRDHLAYRYEVLKIIGKGSFGQVARVYDHKLHQYVALKMVRNEKRFHRQAAEEIKILEHLKKQDKTGSMNVIHMLESFTFRNHVCMAFELLSMDLYELIKKNKFQGFSVQLVRKFAQSILQSLDALHRNKIIHCDLKPENILLKQQGRSATKVIDFGSSCFEYQKLYTYIQSRFYRAPEIILGSRYSTPIDVWSFGCILAELLTGQPLFPGEDEGDQLACIMELLGMPPPKLLEQAKRAKYFINSKGLPRYCSVTTQPDGRAVLVGGRSRRGKKRGPPGSKDWVTALKGCDDYLFIEFLKRCLHWDPSARLTPAQALRHPWITKPVPRPLTTDKMSGKRIVNPVNALQGLGSKLPPVTGIANKLKANLMSETNGSIPLCSVLPKLIS, from the exons ATGGGCGGCGCTGCCCGCGGACCGGGCAGGAAGGATGCGGGGCCGCCGCGAGCGGGGCCCCCGGCCCAGGAACCCCGGAG GTTGGGAGATGGTGTGTATGACACCTTCATGATGTTAGATGAAACTAAATGTCCACCTGGTTCCAATACATCTTGCAACCCTTCTGAACCAGCTCTACCTAGAAGATTATAT ATTACTACTGAAAAGCTAACAACAAACCACACTCAACCAATCTCAAATGGAGGTGACATTAAGGTGGAACAACTGTTTCAGGAATTTGGCAACAGAAGAACCAACGCTTTTCAATCTGTAGGAACAAATACCTCTGAAAAGTATCCTTCCACAATTTCTCAGGGTAAAAGTTCAGACAGTTTGAACACTGTCAAATCAGGTAGTTCATCCAAAGCTCTAAAAGTGGTACCTCTGACTCCTGAACAGGCACTAAAGCAGTATAAGCATCATCTGACTCCTTATGAGAAGCTAGAAATCATCAATTATCCTGAAGTTTATTTTGTGGGTCCAAATGCTAAGAAAAGACATGGTGTCATGGGGGGCCCCAACAATGGGGGATATGATGATGCTGAGGGAGGCTACATTCATGTACCTCGAGACCACTTAGCTTATAGGTATGAGGTGCTGAAAATTATTGGCAAAGGCAGCTTTGGGCAAGTAGCTCGAGTATATGATCACAAACTTCACCAGTACGTCGCCCTGAAGATGGTCCGCAATGAAAAGCGCTTTCATCGACAAGCTGCTGAAGAAATCAAGATTTTAGAGCATCTTAAGAAACAGGATAAAACAGGCAGCATGAATGTTATTCACATGCTAGAAAGCTTTACATTCCGGAATCACGTCTGTATGGCTTTTGAATTGCTAAGCATGGACCTCTATGAGCTGATCAAAAAGAACAAGTTTCAGGGATTCAGCGTCCAGCTGGTGCGCAAATTTGCTCAGTCTATTTTGCAGTCTCTGGATGCTCTTCACAGAAACAAGATCATTCACTGTGACCTGAAACCAGAAAACATTCTTCTAAAACAACAGGGCCGCAGTGCAACCAAGGTAATTGACTTTGGCTCCAGCTGTTTTGAGTACCAGAAACTGTACACATATATCCAGTCTCGCTTTTACAGAGCACCAGAGATCATCTTGGGGAGTCGATACAGTACGCCTATTGATGTCTGGAGCTTTGGCTGTATTCTTGCAGAACTCTTGACTGGACAGCCTCTCTTCCCTGGAGAGGATGAGGGAGACCAGTTAGCTTGCATCATGGAGCTTCTAGGGATGCCCCCTCCAAAACTTCTCGAGCAAGCTAAGCGTGCCAAGTACTTTATAAACTCCAAAGGTCTGCCTCGATATTGTTCTGTGACTACTCAGCCAGATGGCAGAGCTGTCCTTGTTGGGGGGCGTTCACGCCGGGGTAAGAAGCGAGGTCCCCCAGGCAGCAAAGACTGGGTAACAGCTCTAAAAGGGTGTGATGACTACTTGTTTATAGAGTTCTTGAAAAGATGTCTTCATTGGGACCCTTCTGCTCGCCTGACCCCAGCTCAGGCTTTAAGACATCCTTGGATTACTAAACCTGTACCCAGACCTCTCACTACAGACAAAATGTCAGGGAAACGGATAGTAAATCCTGTGAATGCTTTGCAGGGGTTGGGCTCCAAGTTGCCTCCAGTTACTGGAATAGCCAACAAGCTTAAAGCTAATTTAATGTCAGAAACTAATGGCAGTATACCTTTGTGTAGTGTCCTGCCAAAACTCATCAGCTAA